In Drosophila innubila isolate TH190305 chromosome 2R unlocalized genomic scaffold, UK_Dinn_1.0 1_C_2R, whole genome shotgun sequence, the following are encoded in one genomic region:
- the LOC117783867 gene encoding skin secretory protein xP2 isoform X2: MKFSVAFALLVIVGFVASGDALPARKNRQYLVPGMVYYQQPAAAEWYGAGPQQRIMYMQYVQPGRTHARSTQAASALVAGETVATGTYLKESDVALSVDEISAESAQADDALSAAGAHGATSVAEAYPEEAPVVQIAVDTNNGAEEEAAVESDDAAKVPRDFHFAAEEAAAAAAEEAAAVPAVEVAVAEEELPAPAPIAPVAAVVPAKRYLPAKKKVIVELDQSAEDVEEAHVAAIEDEEAENAVADDVEEDDEELAEPVVKHPARIPNARRPAAKKPAAPAGKPVKKPAPLPAGTFFPIDFGGTNGGAIAIANSFSTGEGGAATSHAIAYGSPDAVRARVRPNPSKRRH, from the exons ATGAAGTTCAGTGTTGCGTTTGCTTTGTTGGTGATCGTCGGCTTTGTGGCCAGCGGTGATGCATTGCCTGCCAGAAAAA ATCGGCAATACCTTGTTCCAGGAATGGTGTACTACCAGCAGCCCGCTGCCGCTGAATGGTACGGAGCTGGTCCCCAGCAGAGGATCATGTACATGCAGTATGTGCAGCCAGGACGCACTCATGCCCGCTCCACTCAGGCGGCCAGCGCACTTGTGGCTGGTGAGACTGTTGCCACTGGCACATATCTGAAGG AGTCCGATGTGGCACTCAGTGTTGATGAAATCAGCGCGGAGAGCGCCCAGGCTGATGATGCTCTGAGCGCTGCCGGTGCTCATGGTGCCACCTCTGTTGCCGAGGCTTATCCCGAAGAGGCGCCAGTCGTCCAGATTGCCGTCGACACCAACAACGGTGCTGAGGAGGAAGCTGCCGTGGAGAGCGACGATGCTGCCAAGGTGCCCCGTGATTTCCACTTTGCCGCTGAGgaagctgctgccgccgctgctgaAGAGGCCGCTGCAGTGCCAGCTGTTGAAGTCGCCGTTGCTGAGGAGGAATTGCCTGCTCCAGCTCCCATTGCACCAGTTGCCGCCGTTGTGCCTGCCAAGCGTTACCTGCCCGCCAAGAAGAAGGTTATTGTTGAGCTGGACCAGTCTGCCGAAGATGTCGAGGAGGCTCATGTGGCTGCCATTGAGGATGAGGAGGCTGAGAACGCAGTTGCCGACGATGTCGAAGAGGATGATGAGGAACTTGCCGAGCCCGTGGTCAAGCACCCAGCTCGCATTCCCAACGCTCGCCGCCCTGCTGCCAAGAAGCCCGCTGCTCCCGCTGGCAAGCCAGTCAAGAAGCCCGCTCCTCTGCCCGCTGGCACATTCTTCCCCATTGACTTTGGAGGCACCAACGGTGgcgccattgccattgccaactCCTTCAGCACGGGCGAGGGTGGTGCTGCCACTTCCCATGCCATCGCTTACGGCTCCCCAGATGCTGTACGCGCTCGCGTCCGTCCCAATCCCAGCAAGCGTCGCCATTAA
- the LOC117783867 gene encoding skin secretory protein xP2 isoform X1, whose protein sequence is MKFSVAFALLVIVGFVASGDALPARKNRQYLVPGMVYYQQPAAAEWYGAGPQQRIMYMQYVQPGRTHARSTQAASALVAGETVATGTYLKDCDHAESDVALSVDEISAESAQADDALSAAGAHGATSVAEAYPEEAPVVQIAVDTNNGAEEEAAVESDDAAKVPRDFHFAAEEAAAAAAEEAAAVPAVEVAVAEEELPAPAPIAPVAAVVPAKRYLPAKKKVIVELDQSAEDVEEAHVAAIEDEEAENAVADDVEEDDEELAEPVVKHPARIPNARRPAAKKPAAPAGKPVKKPAPLPAGTFFPIDFGGTNGGAIAIANSFSTGEGGAATSHAIAYGSPDAVRARVRPNPSKRRH, encoded by the exons ATGAAGTTCAGTGTTGCGTTTGCTTTGTTGGTGATCGTCGGCTTTGTGGCCAGCGGTGATGCATTGCCTGCCAGAAAAA ATCGGCAATACCTTGTTCCAGGAATGGTGTACTACCAGCAGCCCGCTGCCGCTGAATGGTACGGAGCTGGTCCCCAGCAGAGGATCATGTACATGCAGTATGTGCAGCCAGGACGCACTCATGCCCGCTCCACTCAGGCGGCCAGCGCACTTGTGGCTGGTGAGACTGTTGCCACTGGCACATATCTGAAGG ATTGCGATCACGCAGAGTCCGATGTGGCACTCAGTGTTGATGAAATCAGCGCGGAGAGCGCCCAGGCTGATGATGCTCTGAGCGCTGCCGGTGCTCATGGTGCCACCTCTGTTGCCGAGGCTTATCCCGAAGAGGCGCCAGTCGTCCAGATTGCCGTCGACACCAACAACGGTGCTGAGGAGGAAGCTGCCGTGGAGAGCGACGATGCTGCCAAGGTGCCCCGTGATTTCCACTTTGCCGCTGAGgaagctgctgccgccgctgctgaAGAGGCCGCTGCAGTGCCAGCTGTTGAAGTCGCCGTTGCTGAGGAGGAATTGCCTGCTCCAGCTCCCATTGCACCAGTTGCCGCCGTTGTGCCTGCCAAGCGTTACCTGCCCGCCAAGAAGAAGGTTATTGTTGAGCTGGACCAGTCTGCCGAAGATGTCGAGGAGGCTCATGTGGCTGCCATTGAGGATGAGGAGGCTGAGAACGCAGTTGCCGACGATGTCGAAGAGGATGATGAGGAACTTGCCGAGCCCGTGGTCAAGCACCCAGCTCGCATTCCCAACGCTCGCCGCCCTGCTGCCAAGAAGCCCGCTGCTCCCGCTGGCAAGCCAGTCAAGAAGCCCGCTCCTCTGCCCGCTGGCACATTCTTCCCCATTGACTTTGGAGGCACCAACGGTGgcgccattgccattgccaactCCTTCAGCACGGGCGAGGGTGGTGCTGCCACTTCCCATGCCATCGCTTACGGCTCCCCAGATGCTGTACGCGCTCGCGTCCGTCCCAATCCCAGCAAGCGTCGCCATTAA
- the LOC117783867 gene encoding skin secretory protein xP2 isoform X4, with the protein MKFSVAFALLVIVGFVASGDALPARKRMVYYQQPAAAEWYGAGPQQRIMYMQYVQPGRTHARSTQAASALVAGETVATGTYLKESDVALSVDEISAESAQADDALSAAGAHGATSVAEAYPEEAPVVQIAVDTNNGAEEEAAVESDDAAKVPRDFHFAAEEAAAAAAEEAAAVPAVEVAVAEEELPAPAPIAPVAAVVPAKRYLPAKKKVIVELDQSAEDVEEAHVAAIEDEEAENAVADDVEEDDEELAEPVVKHPARIPNARRPAAKKPAAPAGKPVKKPAPLPAGTFFPIDFGGTNGGAIAIANSFSTGEGGAATSHAIAYGSPDAVRARVRPNPSKRRH; encoded by the exons ATGAAGTTCAGTGTTGCGTTTGCTTTGTTGGTGATCGTCGGCTTTGTGGCCAGCGGTGATGCATTGCCTGCCAGAAAAA GAATGGTGTACTACCAGCAGCCCGCTGCCGCTGAATGGTACGGAGCTGGTCCCCAGCAGAGGATCATGTACATGCAGTATGTGCAGCCAGGACGCACTCATGCCCGCTCCACTCAGGCGGCCAGCGCACTTGTGGCTGGTGAGACTGTTGCCACTGGCACATATCTGAAGG AGTCCGATGTGGCACTCAGTGTTGATGAAATCAGCGCGGAGAGCGCCCAGGCTGATGATGCTCTGAGCGCTGCCGGTGCTCATGGTGCCACCTCTGTTGCCGAGGCTTATCCCGAAGAGGCGCCAGTCGTCCAGATTGCCGTCGACACCAACAACGGTGCTGAGGAGGAAGCTGCCGTGGAGAGCGACGATGCTGCCAAGGTGCCCCGTGATTTCCACTTTGCCGCTGAGgaagctgctgccgccgctgctgaAGAGGCCGCTGCAGTGCCAGCTGTTGAAGTCGCCGTTGCTGAGGAGGAATTGCCTGCTCCAGCTCCCATTGCACCAGTTGCCGCCGTTGTGCCTGCCAAGCGTTACCTGCCCGCCAAGAAGAAGGTTATTGTTGAGCTGGACCAGTCTGCCGAAGATGTCGAGGAGGCTCATGTGGCTGCCATTGAGGATGAGGAGGCTGAGAACGCAGTTGCCGACGATGTCGAAGAGGATGATGAGGAACTTGCCGAGCCCGTGGTCAAGCACCCAGCTCGCATTCCCAACGCTCGCCGCCCTGCTGCCAAGAAGCCCGCTGCTCCCGCTGGCAAGCCAGTCAAGAAGCCCGCTCCTCTGCCCGCTGGCACATTCTTCCCCATTGACTTTGGAGGCACCAACGGTGgcgccattgccattgccaactCCTTCAGCACGGGCGAGGGTGGTGCTGCCACTTCCCATGCCATCGCTTACGGCTCCCCAGATGCTGTACGCGCTCGCGTCCGTCCCAATCCCAGCAAGCGTCGCCATTAA
- the LOC117783867 gene encoding skin secretory protein xP2 isoform X3, translated as MKFSVAFALLVIVGFVASGDALPARKRMVYYQQPAAAEWYGAGPQQRIMYMQYVQPGRTHARSTQAASALVAGETVATGTYLKDCDHAESDVALSVDEISAESAQADDALSAAGAHGATSVAEAYPEEAPVVQIAVDTNNGAEEEAAVESDDAAKVPRDFHFAAEEAAAAAAEEAAAVPAVEVAVAEEELPAPAPIAPVAAVVPAKRYLPAKKKVIVELDQSAEDVEEAHVAAIEDEEAENAVADDVEEDDEELAEPVVKHPARIPNARRPAAKKPAAPAGKPVKKPAPLPAGTFFPIDFGGTNGGAIAIANSFSTGEGGAATSHAIAYGSPDAVRARVRPNPSKRRH; from the exons ATGAAGTTCAGTGTTGCGTTTGCTTTGTTGGTGATCGTCGGCTTTGTGGCCAGCGGTGATGCATTGCCTGCCAGAAAAA GAATGGTGTACTACCAGCAGCCCGCTGCCGCTGAATGGTACGGAGCTGGTCCCCAGCAGAGGATCATGTACATGCAGTATGTGCAGCCAGGACGCACTCATGCCCGCTCCACTCAGGCGGCCAGCGCACTTGTGGCTGGTGAGACTGTTGCCACTGGCACATATCTGAAGG ATTGCGATCACGCAGAGTCCGATGTGGCACTCAGTGTTGATGAAATCAGCGCGGAGAGCGCCCAGGCTGATGATGCTCTGAGCGCTGCCGGTGCTCATGGTGCCACCTCTGTTGCCGAGGCTTATCCCGAAGAGGCGCCAGTCGTCCAGATTGCCGTCGACACCAACAACGGTGCTGAGGAGGAAGCTGCCGTGGAGAGCGACGATGCTGCCAAGGTGCCCCGTGATTTCCACTTTGCCGCTGAGgaagctgctgccgccgctgctgaAGAGGCCGCTGCAGTGCCAGCTGTTGAAGTCGCCGTTGCTGAGGAGGAATTGCCTGCTCCAGCTCCCATTGCACCAGTTGCCGCCGTTGTGCCTGCCAAGCGTTACCTGCCCGCCAAGAAGAAGGTTATTGTTGAGCTGGACCAGTCTGCCGAAGATGTCGAGGAGGCTCATGTGGCTGCCATTGAGGATGAGGAGGCTGAGAACGCAGTTGCCGACGATGTCGAAGAGGATGATGAGGAACTTGCCGAGCCCGTGGTCAAGCACCCAGCTCGCATTCCCAACGCTCGCCGCCCTGCTGCCAAGAAGCCCGCTGCTCCCGCTGGCAAGCCAGTCAAGAAGCCCGCTCCTCTGCCCGCTGGCACATTCTTCCCCATTGACTTTGGAGGCACCAACGGTGgcgccattgccattgccaactCCTTCAGCACGGGCGAGGGTGGTGCTGCCACTTCCCATGCCATCGCTTACGGCTCCCCAGATGCTGTACGCGCTCGCGTCCGTCCCAATCCCAGCAAGCGTCGCCATTAA